In Pseudomonas saponiphila, the genomic stretch TCAATGACATCAGTGACAAGATCGTCGGTTACGACGTGAAATACGACCTGGGCGGCAAGCAAGGCCAGGTGCGCATGGATCGTGACCCGGGCAATCAAATCCCGGTGGATAAAGAAGGGCGTCTGATTCTCGGTCAGAACCAGAATCAGCCGGGTCAATAACCCCCCGCTTGCAGGGGTTGGCTTGCCGGTGAATGGGCTTTGAGATCGCCTTCGCCGGCAAGCCGGCTCCTACAGGTCGGGTTTTGCGGGCATAAAAAAAGCACCCCGAAGGGTGCTTTTTTGTTGCTGGCGCTTAGCGCTTCAGCGAGGCCGGCAGGTGCGGCTGGATGGCGGTCAGGACCGCTTTGAAGCATTTGGTGTTGCCGGCAACCACATGGCCTTTTTCCAGGAAGTCGTGACCGCCGGTGAAGTCGCTCACCAGGCCGCCGGCTTCTTGAATCAGTAGGGCGCCTGCAGCCATGTCCCATTCGGACAGGCCCGACTCCCAGAAGGCATCGAAACGACCAGCGGCCACGTAAGCCAGGTCCAGGCTGGCGGCGCCTGCGCGGCGAATGCCGGCGGTCTGGCCCACCAGGGCGCGGAACATGCCCAGGTAGTTGTCGAGGTTGTCCATCTGATCGTCACGGAACGGGAAGCCGGTGCCCAGCAGGGCGCCGTCGAGGCTGGTGCGACCACTGACTCGCAGGCGACGACCGTTCAGCTGGGCACCGCGGCCGCGGCTGGCGGTGAATTCTTCCTGGCGAACCGGATCGAGGACCACGGCGTGTTCCAGGCGGCCACGGTATTTGCAGGCGATGCTTACGGCGAAGTGCGGGATGCCGCGCAGGAAGTTGGTGGTGCCGTCCAGTGGGTCGATGATCCACAGGTAGTCTTCGCCTTCGCCGCTACCGGCGTGCAGGCCGGTTTCTTCGCCGAGGATGGCGTGGGTCGGGTAGGCCTTGCGCAATGCGTCGATGATCTTCTGCTCGGCGGCACGATCAACTTCGGATACGTAGTCTTTGGCGTCTTTTTCGTCGACCTTGATGGTATCCAGGCGCTCGATGGAGCGGAAAATCAATTCACTGGCGCTGCGGGCGGCGCGCAGCGCGATATTCAGCATTGGCTGCATGGATAGGTCACCTAAGGTTGTTAAAGAAAGCCGAGCATTCTAGCAGAAAACTTTTGCAGATGAAGGTCGGTGTTCGCTTTGATTGCATCGATCCGCTGTGTGGCGCCGTTCAAGGGGGTGGGTGCGCCTCGCTGGCCGACTGTGCTTGATTGGTGTGTCGTCAGTTGCGGATGGTTATTTTTGAGGCGGGAGTCTTGCCTGTTCTGTAAGATTTGCTCCCCTTTCCCGTGTCCGAGAGCGCCTCCCTTGCTGCAGAACATTCGTGTCGTCCTGGTCAATACCAGTCATCCCGGCAATATCGGCGGGGCTGCGCGTGCCATGAAGAACATGGGCCTGTCGCGGCTGGTGCTGGTGGAACCCCGGGTGTTTCCGTCCCATGAGGCCGATGCGCGGGCTTCCGGCGCCACCGACATCCTTGAGAGCGCTCAGGTGGTTGCCACCCTTGAGGAGGCCCTGGCCGGTTGCACGCTGGTATTCGGTACCAGTGCTCGTGATCGACGCATTCCCTGGCCGCTGCTGGATCCTCGTGAATCCGGCCTGAAAGTGGTGGAAGAGGCCGGGCAGGGCGCGCAGATCGCCCTGGTATTCGGCCGTGAAGATTCCGGCCTGACCAATGACGAGCTGCAGCGATGTCATTTCCACGTGCATATCCCGTCGGACCCGGCGTTCAGCTCGCTGAACCTGGCCACGGCGGTGCAGGTGCTGACCTATGAAGTGCGCATGTCCTGGTTGGCGGCCCAAGGCCAGCCGACCAAGATCGAGAAGGATGAAGTGGCTTCGCCGCGCAGTGAAGAGCTGGCGACCATGGATGAGCTGGAGCGGTTTTACGAGCATCTGCAGCAGACGCTGGTGGCCATCGACTTCCTCGATCCGGAAAAGCCGCGGCACTTGATGGCGCGCCTGCGTCGGTTGTACGGTCGCAGCTCGGTCAGCCGGGCGGAAATGAATATATTGCGTGGCATTCTCACGGAAACCCAGAAAGCGGCCCGTGGAGAGCTACAAAAGCGGAAGGATCAATGATGTTCGAGCGTCTGCGTGAAGATATCCAAAGCGTGTTTCATCGTGACCCGGCGGCGCGCAATGCCTTCGAGGTGCTGACCTGCTACCCGGGGATGCACGCGATCTGGATTCACCGTTTGTCCGCAGCCCTGTGGGGTATGGGCTGGAAGTGGCTGGCGCGGCTGGTGTCGAACTTTGGTCGCTGGCTGACCGGGATCGAGATCCATCCGGGGGCGAAGGTGGGGCGTCGTTTCTTCATTGACCATGGCATGGGCATCGTCATTGGTGAAACCGCCGAGATCGGTGACGACGTCACGCTCTATCAGGGCGTAACCCTGGGCGGTACCAGCTGGAACAAAGGCAAGCGCCATCCGACCCTGGAGGATGGGGTGGTGGTGGGGGCGGGTGCCAAGGTGCTGGGGCCCTTTACCGTTGGTGCGGGGGCCAAGGTCGGTTCCAATGCCGTGGTGACCAAGGCGGTGCCAGCGGGCGCGACAGTGGTCGGCATTCCGGGGCGGATCATCATGAAGTCCAGTGACGAGCAGGAAGCCAAGCGCAAGGCGATGGCGGAAAAGCTCGGTTTCGACGCCTATGGTGTCAGCGAAGACATGCCTGATCCGGTGGCGCGGGCCATTGGTCAGTTGCTCGACCACCTGCAAGCGGTGGACGCTCGCCTTGAGGGTGTGTGCGGCGCTCTGAAGGATCTGGGCAGTGACTACTGCGCCAAGGATCTGCCGGCTCTGCGCGAGGAAGACTTCGCAGCAGTCAAGGGCAAGAGCGACAGCCAGATCGGCTGATGGCCTGCCGGTCAGCTCCTTATGTAGGAGTCGGCTTGCAGGCGAAAGGGGGCTGATGTCCCCTGAGTGACCCGCAGGTCAGTTGTCGGCAACCCGCTGTGCCATTACGTCGCAGACTTTGCTATGATTCGCGCGCTCTTTTGCGGGTAAATCCGACTAAAGTAGTTGGTCTTATAGTTGACCTGATTACTCGGGTATTGCATACTCGCCTCCATTCCGAAACTCCGTGGTACTTGTCCATGCGACTGACTACTAAAGGCCGATACGCGGTGACCGCCATGCTTGATCTGGCGTTGCACGCGCAACATGGCCCGGTCTCCCTGGCCGATATCTCTGAGCGCCAAGGCATTTCCCTGTCCTACCTCGAACAGCTTTTCGCCAAACTGCGCCGCAGTAACCTGGTGTCCAGCGTCCGTGGCCCGGGTGGCGGCTATCAGCTGTCCCGTGACATGCAGGGTATCCAGGTGGCCCAGGTGATTGATGCCGTGAACGAATCGGTCGATGCCACCAAATGCCAGGGGCTGGGTGATTGCCATGCCGGCGACACCTGTCTGACCCATCACCTGTGGTGCGACCTGAGCCTGCAGATCCACGAATTTCTGAGCGGTATCAGCTTGGCAGACCTTGTCACTCGCCGTGAGGTACAAGAAGTTGCCCAGCGTCAGGATCAGCGCCGTTGTAATGGCAAGGCGCCGCGCCTGGACAAGATTGAAGCGTCAGCCGTCGAATGACAGCCAAAGAGCTAGCGGCACGCCAGCCAGCCTGATTTAGGAGAGAGTCCATGAAATTGCCGATTTACCTTGATTACTCTGCAACCACCCCGGTTGATCCGCGCGTGGCGCAGAAGATGAGTGAGTGCCTGCTGGTCGACGGAAACTTCGGCAACCCGGCGTCCCGCTCCCACGTGTTTGGCTGGAAGGCCGAAGAGTCGGTGGAAAATGCCCGTCGCCAAGTGGCTGACCTGGTCAACGCCGATCCGCGTGAAATCGTCTGGACTTCCGGTGCCACCGAGTCCGACAACCTGGCAATCAAGGGTGTCGCGCATTTCTATCACACCAAGGGCAAGCACCTGATCACCTCGAAGATCGAGCACAAGGCTGTCCTGGACACCATGCGCCAGCTTGAGCGTGAAGGCTTCGAAGTGACCTACATCGAGCCGGGCGAAGACGGTCTGATCACTCCAGCCATGGTTGAAGCGGCCCTGCGTGACGACACCATCCTGGTTTCGATCATGCATGTGAACAACGAAATCGGCACCATCAACGACATCGCCGCCATCGGCGAGTTGACCCGCTCCAAAGGCGTCCTGTTCCACGTCGACGGTGCTCAGTCCACCGGCAAGGTCGAGATCGACCTGCAGACTCTGAAAGTCGACCTGATGTCCTTCTCGGCCCACAAGACCTACGGCCCTAAAGGCATCGGCGCGCTGTACGTCAGCCGCAAGCCGCGGGTGCGCCTGGAAGCCACCAT encodes the following:
- the suhB gene encoding inositol-phosphate phosphatase, whose amino-acid sequence is MQPMLNIALRAARSASELIFRSIERLDTIKVDEKDAKDYVSEVDRAAEQKIIDALRKAYPTHAILGEETGLHAGSGEGEDYLWIIDPLDGTTNFLRGIPHFAVSIACKYRGRLEHAVVLDPVRQEEFTASRGRGAQLNGRRLRVSGRTSLDGALLGTGFPFRDDQMDNLDNYLGMFRALVGQTAGIRRAGAASLDLAYVAAGRFDAFWESGLSEWDMAAGALLIQEAGGLVSDFTGGHDFLEKGHVVAGNTKCFKAVLTAIQPHLPASLKR
- the trmJ gene encoding tRNA (cytosine(32)/uridine(32)-2'-O)-methyltransferase TrmJ codes for the protein MLQNIRVVLVNTSHPGNIGGAARAMKNMGLSRLVLVEPRVFPSHEADARASGATDILESAQVVATLEEALAGCTLVFGTSARDRRIPWPLLDPRESGLKVVEEAGQGAQIALVFGREDSGLTNDELQRCHFHVHIPSDPAFSSLNLATAVQVLTYEVRMSWLAAQGQPTKIEKDEVASPRSEELATMDELERFYEHLQQTLVAIDFLDPEKPRHLMARLRRLYGRSSVSRAEMNILRGILTETQKAARGELQKRKDQ
- the cysE gene encoding serine O-acetyltransferase; translated protein: MFERLREDIQSVFHRDPAARNAFEVLTCYPGMHAIWIHRLSAALWGMGWKWLARLVSNFGRWLTGIEIHPGAKVGRRFFIDHGMGIVIGETAEIGDDVTLYQGVTLGGTSWNKGKRHPTLEDGVVVGAGAKVLGPFTVGAGAKVGSNAVVTKAVPAGATVVGIPGRIIMKSSDEQEAKRKAMAEKLGFDAYGVSEDMPDPVARAIGQLLDHLQAVDARLEGVCGALKDLGSDYCAKDLPALREEDFAAVKGKSDSQIG
- the iscR gene encoding Fe-S cluster assembly transcriptional regulator IscR is translated as MRLTTKGRYAVTAMLDLALHAQHGPVSLADISERQGISLSYLEQLFAKLRRSNLVSSVRGPGGGYQLSRDMQGIQVAQVIDAVNESVDATKCQGLGDCHAGDTCLTHHLWCDLSLQIHEFLSGISLADLVTRREVQEVAQRQDQRRCNGKAPRLDKIEASAVE
- a CDS encoding IscS subfamily cysteine desulfurase yields the protein MKLPIYLDYSATTPVDPRVAQKMSECLLVDGNFGNPASRSHVFGWKAEESVENARRQVADLVNADPREIVWTSGATESDNLAIKGVAHFYHTKGKHLITSKIEHKAVLDTMRQLEREGFEVTYIEPGEDGLITPAMVEAALRDDTILVSIMHVNNEIGTINDIAAIGELTRSKGVLFHVDGAQSTGKVEIDLQTLKVDLMSFSAHKTYGPKGIGALYVSRKPRVRLEATMHGGGHERGMRSGTLATHQIVGMGEAFRVAKEDMAAENARIKALSERFYKQVEHLEELYINGSMTARVPHNLNLSFNYVEGESLIMALKDLAVSSGSACTSASLEPSYVLRALGRNDELAHSSIRFTFGRFTTEEEIDYAAQKVCEAVTKLRALSPLWDMYKDGVDISKIEWAAH